A genomic stretch from Bradyrhizobium quebecense includes:
- a CDS encoding ATP-binding protein — MRLKRLDLTRYGNFTGRSIEFGEKQQGLPDLHIVYGPNEAGKSTALAAFLDLLFGIGTQSPFGFLHPYPTMRVGGLIEVGAEARELVRIKRPQNSLLDADDRPIAENVIRGELGGVDRESYRTMFSLDDETLEKGGESILASKGDLGELLFSASAGLADLSRRLLDLRAGAEGFYKYRARSGILAELKTRLAELKAERERFDTQASDYARLIDIRDRASSQYDEAIGERTRIQARVDEIQRHLAALPRLAALRAIRERLQPLAELPAPPPVWSEELPKLQKEEIELGVQTRAVADEIERLGAEIDSIVIDEPALRLLSKVEQLADLRARHVTAEKDIPERRLQLQAAELAVSGILTRMEREGEADPRRLLLGASTVGRLRELVESRSGIDSAIRTAATELTDARRRLTDAEALLREAGDDPKTERGRDGAIARLTAAMAASRNTDHVARRRLAERARETAITTLTDRLRTLHPWRGEVEDLVGMRCLSGDAIQQWKTALDNAQRELRQHVNDVDRLTSEIRRLEAERDAIAGMTGIVSDQEAAAIRTHREQAWSAHRRHLEATSADAFESALRHDDIVTSSRQAHMSDLAKLHQTGQSLAIAAAELTLVTELKDAAAAAVQSIREKIATAVRTMATSFADDVTLTDVEDWLARRDKALEAREAILAAEQDLREAKADAQEAHDRLKAALDGAGLSYDAESGFDGLLTAAQVVLDREGETRALRVATEERKRELLLRERAAEQANADEQAWTASWTTACKACWLGDQAEIPTLATVREILSAAGDLGPALEKKVGLVDRIEKMEKDQVSFRDEVAAICGDMAIPVGSNAVLDLAQRVGDRVRDAVAERARRTKTTDSLEEARKRNRLLAETLAVHEQQKQTMTSFFSVGSLAEVAGKLLDVAKRRELRQHVEDAEHEILEAMRLSDITEAGRILDTADRPALEAELIELKARFDDQDRRCHELFATRSQAIDQVEAIGGDSKVAEIEERRRTTLLEIQDGAERYLQLRAGTVAMEQALRAYRERHRSSMMTRASAAFRTVSRGAYSGLAAQPGKDGETLIALSEGGGSKSANELSKGTRFQLYLALRVAGYHEFVRARCPVPFIADDIMETFDDFRAEEAFRLFADMAGVGQVIYLTHHQHLCDIAKKVCPDARLHRIGTDQQE; from the coding sequence ATGCGTCTCAAGCGCCTCGATCTCACCCGCTACGGGAATTTCACCGGTCGCAGCATCGAGTTCGGTGAGAAGCAACAAGGCCTGCCTGACCTGCACATCGTCTATGGTCCGAACGAGGCGGGCAAGTCGACGGCTCTCGCGGCCTTCCTCGATCTGTTGTTCGGGATCGGAACGCAGAGTCCATTCGGCTTCCTTCACCCCTATCCGACCATGCGGGTGGGCGGCCTCATCGAGGTCGGCGCTGAAGCCCGGGAGCTGGTTCGCATCAAGCGGCCGCAGAACAGCCTGCTTGATGCCGACGATCGACCCATTGCCGAAAACGTCATCCGCGGTGAACTCGGCGGGGTCGATCGCGAGTCATATCGCACCATGTTTTCACTTGATGACGAGACCCTGGAGAAAGGCGGCGAGAGCATTCTAGCCAGCAAGGGCGATCTTGGAGAACTGCTTTTTTCGGCCAGCGCGGGCCTTGCCGATCTCAGCCGCAGGCTGCTCGACCTGAGGGCGGGGGCCGAGGGCTTCTACAAATATCGTGCGCGTAGCGGGATTCTTGCCGAACTCAAAACGCGTCTCGCCGAATTGAAGGCCGAACGGGAGCGGTTCGATACGCAGGCGTCTGACTACGCGCGGCTCATCGACATTCGCGACCGGGCTTCGTCACAATATGACGAAGCGATCGGTGAACGGACGCGCATCCAGGCGCGGGTCGATGAAATCCAGCGTCATCTCGCTGCTCTGCCGCGTCTCGCTGCGCTCCGAGCGATCCGCGAACGTCTCCAACCGCTCGCCGAGTTGCCTGCTCCGCCGCCAGTCTGGAGCGAGGAATTGCCCAAGCTCCAGAAGGAGGAGATAGAGCTCGGCGTACAAACGCGTGCGGTCGCCGACGAGATCGAGCGGCTCGGCGCCGAAATCGACTCGATCGTCATCGACGAGCCCGCGTTGCGTCTGCTCAGCAAAGTGGAGCAACTCGCCGACCTTCGAGCCCGTCACGTGACAGCCGAGAAAGATATCCCGGAGAGGCGGTTGCAACTGCAAGCGGCGGAATTAGCCGTGTCAGGCATCTTGACGCGGATGGAACGGGAAGGGGAGGCGGACCCCCGCCGACTCTTACTCGGCGCCTCGACGGTCGGCCGCCTGCGCGAACTGGTCGAATCCCGTTCGGGCATTGACAGCGCCATCCGCACCGCGGCAACGGAACTTACTGACGCCCGTCGTCGTCTGACCGATGCCGAGGCCTTGCTGCGTGAGGCCGGAGACGATCCGAAAACCGAGCGAGGCAGGGACGGCGCGATAGCCCGACTGACGGCCGCCATGGCCGCTTCGCGCAACACCGACCATGTTGCGCGGCGCCGATTGGCGGAGAGAGCCCGTGAGACCGCAATCACGACCCTGACCGACCGTCTCCGTACGCTGCATCCTTGGCGAGGCGAGGTCGAGGATCTTGTCGGTATGCGATGCCTTAGTGGGGATGCGATCCAGCAGTGGAAGACAGCGCTTGATAATGCGCAGCGAGAGCTCCGCCAACATGTCAACGATGTCGATCGGCTGACAAGCGAGATCCGCCGACTAGAGGCGGAACGCGACGCCATCGCCGGCATGACAGGCATCGTCTCCGACCAGGAGGCTGCCGCCATCCGGACACATCGTGAGCAGGCCTGGTCAGCGCACCGCCGTCATCTCGAGGCCACATCCGCCGATGCGTTCGAGAGTGCGCTGCGGCACGACGACATCGTCACGTCGAGCCGCCAAGCGCATATGTCAGACTTGGCGAAACTCCATCAGACCGGACAGTCTCTCGCCATCGCCGCAGCTGAATTGACGCTGGTGACTGAACTCAAAGATGCGGCTGCCGCGGCCGTGCAGTCAATCCGCGAAAAGATTGCTACTGCCGTTCGGACGATGGCGACGTCGTTTGCCGACGATGTCACGCTGACAGACGTCGAAGACTGGCTCGCGCGCCGCGACAAGGCACTGGAAGCACGAGAGGCTATTCTCGCGGCCGAGCAGGACCTACGCGAAGCCAAGGCCGACGCGCAGGAGGCTCACGACCGATTGAAGGCCGCGCTCGATGGCGCCGGCCTATCCTATGACGCTGAATCCGGATTCGACGGTCTTCTCACGGCGGCTCAAGTCGTCCTCGACCGCGAAGGCGAGACCCGGGCGCTGCGCGTTGCGACGGAGGAGCGAAAACGCGAGCTGCTACTACGCGAACGCGCGGCGGAGCAGGCGAACGCAGATGAGCAGGCCTGGACCGCATCCTGGACTACAGCGTGCAAGGCTTGCTGGCTCGGCGATCAGGCCGAAATTCCGACGCTTGCGACAGTGCGCGAGATTCTATCGGCCGCCGGCGATCTCGGGCCTGCTCTCGAGAAGAAGGTCGGCTTGGTCGACCGTATCGAAAAGATGGAGAAGGACCAAGTCTCGTTCCGGGACGAAGTTGCGGCCATCTGCGGCGATATGGCGATTCCGGTCGGTTCAAACGCGGTTCTCGATCTGGCGCAGCGCGTCGGCGATCGTGTTCGTGACGCGGTCGCCGAACGCGCGCGCCGCACCAAAACGACAGATAGTCTCGAAGAAGCGCGGAAGAGGAACCGGTTGCTTGCCGAAACCCTGGCGGTTCACGAACAGCAGAAACAGACGATGACGTCGTTCTTCAGCGTCGGGTCGCTGGCCGAGGTAGCTGGGAAGCTTCTGGATGTCGCGAAACGACGTGAGTTACGGCAGCACGTCGAAGATGCCGAGCATGAGATCCTCGAAGCGATGCGACTCTCCGATATCACTGAAGCCGGACGCATCCTCGATACCGCCGATCGGCCCGCGCTGGAAGCGGAGCTTATCGAGCTCAAGGCGCGTTTCGATGACCAGGACAGGCGCTGTCACGAACTTTTCGCCACGCGCAGCCAAGCGATTGATCAAGTGGAGGCGATCGGAGGGGATTCGAAGGTCGCCGAAATCGAGGAGCGCCGCCGCACAACGCTGCTTGAAATCCAGGACGGCGCGGAACGCTACCTGCAACTGCGTGCCGGTACGGTCGCCATGGAGCAGGCGCTGCGCGCCTATCGCGAGCGCCATCGCAGCTCGATGATGACGCGCGCCTCCGCTGCATTTCGGACTGTCAGCCGCGGCGCCTACAGCGGGCTCGCAGCCCAGCCCGGCAAGGACGGCGAAACCTTGATTGCCCTGTCGGAGGGCGGCGGCTCAAAGTCCGCCAACGAACTATCGAAAGGCACGCGGTTTCAACTCTATCTGGCCCTGCGCGTGGCCGGCTACCACGAATTCGTTCGAGCGCGCTGCCCCGTGCCGTTCATCGCTGACGACATCATGGAGACGTTTGACGATTTTCGAGCCGAAGAGGCGTTCCGTCTGTTCGCTGACATGGCCGGGGTAGGGCAGGTCATTTATCTGACCCATCATCAGCACCTGTGCGACATCGCGAAGAAAGTCTGTCCGGACGCGCGATTACACAGGATCGGAACAGATCAACAAGAATAA
- a CDS encoding metallophosphoesterase family protein has product MTPNLVTKEGNIASYRFVHAADIHLDSPLLSLALRNPDLADLIGNATRRAFVRIIDLCLEERVDALMLAGDLYDGDQTSMKTARFLAEQIRRLHQAGIQVFVIRGNHDALSRITKELIFPGSVKVFGGRAEAVAVGRDAGDFSVAIHGLSFAQPHAPESLIAKYKPVVAGAVNIGIMHTSLAGAPGHDPYAPCSIADLHATGFQYWALGHVHKRSIVQGACAIVMPGMPQGRDINEAGAKSVTLVTIRDDRSIHIEERATSIAQFERVSVDAAGLDDWRDLITAVTRALEQARESVVSEHLVARLRVTGATPLSWRIRRDLDLLKAEADDRGTRIGACWIEKLEVATRASDEIVDSSADPLVELRRLIEEEVLQSETFQTDLLTVAEELRAQLPQECRDSLGADETAFKAGLGLLAREGAEDILAKLHASEKGA; this is encoded by the coding sequence GTGACGCCCAATCTAGTTACGAAGGAGGGGAACATCGCATCGTATCGCTTCGTCCATGCCGCCGATATCCATCTCGATTCTCCGCTGCTTTCGCTTGCCCTGCGCAACCCCGATCTTGCCGATCTGATTGGGAACGCGACGCGGCGGGCTTTCGTGCGTATCATCGATCTGTGCTTGGAAGAGCGTGTCGACGCGCTCATGTTGGCAGGCGATCTTTATGATGGCGACCAGACGTCGATGAAAACGGCCCGTTTTCTGGCCGAGCAGATCCGCCGACTTCATCAGGCCGGGATTCAGGTCTTCGTCATTCGCGGCAATCACGACGCGCTCTCACGGATCACCAAGGAGCTGATCTTTCCTGGCTCGGTGAAGGTCTTCGGCGGTCGCGCCGAAGCGGTGGCGGTCGGCCGGGACGCAGGCGATTTTTCAGTTGCAATCCATGGCCTGAGTTTCGCTCAACCGCACGCGCCCGAAAGCCTGATTGCAAAGTACAAACCTGTTGTCGCGGGCGCGGTGAACATTGGCATCATGCACACGAGCCTCGCGGGCGCTCCTGGTCACGATCCTTATGCGCCATGCAGTATCGCTGACCTGCACGCCACCGGCTTTCAGTATTGGGCCCTGGGTCACGTGCATAAGCGGTCGATCGTGCAAGGCGCCTGCGCGATCGTGATGCCGGGCATGCCGCAAGGACGCGACATTAATGAAGCCGGCGCCAAATCGGTGACGCTTGTTACCATCCGGGATGATCGTTCGATCCACATCGAAGAGCGCGCCACCAGTATCGCGCAGTTCGAACGGGTCTCAGTCGACGCCGCCGGCCTTGATGACTGGCGTGATCTTATCACTGCAGTGACGCGCGCGCTGGAGCAGGCGCGTGAGTCCGTCGTCTCCGAACACCTCGTCGCCCGGCTGCGCGTGACCGGGGCCACGCCATTGTCCTGGCGCATTCGGCGCGACCTCGATCTCCTTAAGGCCGAGGCGGATGATCGTGGCACTCGAATTGGTGCGTGCTGGATCGAAAAGCTGGAAGTGGCAACCCGCGCCTCGGACGAGATCGTCGATTCCTCCGCCGACCCGCTCGTTGAATTACGCCGCCTCATAGAGGAGGAGGTGCTTCAGTCGGAGACGTTTCAGACGGATCTCTTAACGGTCGCCGAGGAATTGAGAGCGCAGCTTCCGCAGGAGTGTCGCGACAGTCTCGGGGCCGACGAGACAGCCTTCAAGGCTGGCCTCGGGCTTCTCGCGCGAGAGGGCGCTGAAGATATTCTTGCGAAGCTCCATGCATCCGAAAAAGGCGCATAG
- a CDS encoding DUF6538 domain-containing protein — protein MPEDLRALVGKREEKRSLQTRDPVEAKRRHAEALAEIEERWANLRAGPKALTEREAHQLAAVVHDRWLQQHADNPSQQTAWNVDLADRLFAPPRRLRSYNILDPDFDDPNGVQILQMERWCLEGADECLATRGMVVDDQSRRLLAKAIAAAVQRASLTLARLAMGEVPASGFLPVQSAVVPFAASQQPLPLTDLVKGWAAERRPAAKTLYEWSRVVRQLGDYLGHSDARRLTGEDLIGWKQSMVEGGLRPKTIQDAKLAPMRAILQWGVHNKHIASNPAEGISLDARSKQGEKKRSFSDEEAKIILRAALAEKDPVRRWVPWIGAYSGARVSEICQLRSEDIIKIEEIWCMKFDPEAGSLKTSGSERIIPLHPALIEAGFLKFVAKIKAGPIFAALAPDKFGKRGGNGTKVIGRFVRQLGLTDTRLSPSHSWRHRIKTSGRKHGLAQDILDAITGHGSRSVADSYGEFPVEALYREISKIPKLEL, from the coding sequence GTGCCGGAGGACCTGCGCGCGCTTGTCGGCAAGCGGGAGGAGAAGCGGAGTCTGCAGACGCGCGACCCCGTCGAGGCCAAGCGTCGGCATGCCGAAGCCCTCGCTGAAATCGAGGAACGCTGGGCCAATCTACGCGCGGGCCCAAAGGCGCTTACCGAGCGAGAGGCCCACCAGTTGGCTGCGGTCGTTCATGACCGGTGGTTGCAGCAGCACGCGGACAATCCGAGCCAACAGACCGCCTGGAACGTTGATCTCGCCGATCGCCTGTTCGCGCCTCCTCGGAGACTGAGGTCGTATAATATTTTGGATCCTGACTTTGACGACCCAAACGGCGTGCAAATCCTTCAAATGGAGAGATGGTGCCTGGAGGGGGCTGACGAATGCTTGGCGACCCGTGGGATGGTGGTGGACGACCAAAGTCGACGCCTCCTCGCCAAAGCCATCGCGGCAGCAGTGCAACGGGCAAGCCTGACGCTGGCGCGGCTAGCGATGGGAGAAGTACCCGCAAGTGGGTTCTTGCCGGTACAAAGCGCGGTGGTGCCATTCGCAGCGTCCCAACAGCCTCTTCCTCTGACCGATCTTGTAAAGGGTTGGGCAGCTGAACGTCGGCCCGCCGCCAAGACGCTCTATGAGTGGTCGCGTGTGGTGCGTCAGTTGGGAGATTACTTAGGCCACAGCGACGCCCGGCGACTAACCGGTGAAGATTTAATTGGTTGGAAGCAATCGATGGTCGAGGGCGGTCTGCGACCCAAAACGATCCAAGACGCCAAATTGGCGCCGATGAGGGCCATTTTGCAATGGGGCGTTCATAATAAGCACATTGCCTCAAATCCCGCCGAGGGCATTTCTCTCGATGCCAGAAGTAAGCAGGGCGAGAAAAAACGCAGTTTTTCGGATGAGGAGGCAAAGATAATCCTTCGTGCGGCACTGGCAGAAAAGGACCCGGTTCGACGGTGGGTGCCTTGGATTGGGGCCTATTCCGGGGCGAGAGTTTCTGAAATTTGCCAGCTGCGCTCGGAAGACATCATCAAGATCGAAGAGATCTGGTGCATGAAATTTGACCCGGAAGCGGGTTCACTGAAAACCAGTGGATCCGAAAGGATCATTCCTCTTCATCCAGCTCTCATCGAGGCAGGATTTTTGAAGTTCGTGGCGAAGATAAAGGCGGGGCCAATATTTGCGGCTCTTGCGCCCGATAAATTCGGTAAGCGCGGTGGAAACGGCACGAAGGTGATCGGGCGATTCGTTCGTCAGCTGGGTTTAACCGACACCCGACTTTCCCCCAGCCATTCCTGGCGGCACCGAATCAAAACGTCGGGGCGGAAGCATGGGCTGGCTCAGGATATTTTGGATGCCATCACCGGCCACGGGTCCAGGTCGGTTGCGGACTCGTATGGGGAGTTTCCGGTTGAGGCCCTCTATAGGGAAATCTCTAAGATCCCGAAACTTGAACTGTAG
- a CDS encoding complex I NDUFA9 subunit family protein: MASNLETLVTVFGGSGFLGRNVVRALCKRDYRIRVAVRRPELAGHLQPLGRVGQIHAVQANVRYPASVEAAMRDSHIAINLVGILAEGGGQSFDAVQVKGAETIAKAAAAVGGRMVHVSAIGADKDSLSGYYRAKAEGEQAVQAALPQATIMRPSLLFGPEDQFTNRFAALARMSPVLPLVGGGVNRLQPAYVADVADAVADAVDGKAKPGATYELGGPEVLTMREVMQIILQITQRDRLLAPLPFGLAKLQSYVLQFAPGPFTLTPDQVAMLRSDNVVSDAAKAAGLTFAGLGITPDSMEAIAPQYLWRFRATGQFQKKSA, from the coding sequence ATGGCATCGAACCTGGAAACGCTCGTCACGGTCTTCGGCGGATCCGGTTTTCTGGGGCGGAACGTGGTCCGGGCGCTCTGCAAGCGCGATTACCGCATCCGCGTTGCGGTGCGGCGGCCTGAACTGGCCGGCCATCTGCAGCCGCTCGGCCGCGTCGGGCAGATTCACGCCGTCCAGGCCAATGTGCGCTACCCGGCCTCGGTCGAGGCCGCGATGCGTGATTCGCATATCGCCATCAACCTGGTCGGCATCCTGGCCGAGGGCGGCGGGCAGAGCTTTGACGCCGTGCAGGTGAAGGGCGCCGAGACCATCGCCAAGGCGGCAGCCGCCGTGGGCGGGCGGATGGTCCATGTCTCGGCGATCGGCGCCGATAAGGATTCGCTGTCGGGTTATTACCGCGCCAAGGCGGAAGGCGAGCAGGCGGTGCAGGCCGCCCTGCCGCAGGCCACCATCATGCGGCCGTCGCTACTGTTCGGGCCCGAGGATCAGTTCACCAACCGCTTTGCGGCGCTGGCGCGGATGTCGCCGGTGCTGCCGCTGGTCGGCGGTGGCGTCAACAGACTGCAGCCGGCCTATGTCGCCGACGTCGCGGACGCCGTGGCCGATGCCGTCGACGGCAAGGCGAAGCCGGGCGCGACGTACGAGCTCGGCGGCCCGGAAGTGCTGACCATGCGCGAGGTGATGCAGATCATCCTTCAGATCACCCAGCGCGACCGCCTGCTGGCGCCGCTGCCGTTCGGCCTCGCCAAGCTGCAGTCGTATGTCCTGCAATTCGCGCCGGGGCCGTTCACGCTGACCCCGGATCAGGTCGCGATGCTGCGCTCGGACAATGTGGTGTCCGACGCCGCCAAGGCCGCCGGCCTGACCTTCGCCGGCCTCGGCATCACGCCCGATTCGATGGAAGCGATCGCCCCGCAATATCTCTGGCGCTTCCGCGCGACGGGGCAGTTCCAGAAGAAGAGCGCGTAA
- a CDS encoding IS110 family transposase: protein MREIIRIGMDTSKHIFVLHGVDAAEQPVLRKKLSRKQVLEFFAKLPPTVIGMEACGAAHYWGRELGKLGHEVKLIAPQLVKPYVLRNKNDGRDADGVCEAMGRPRMRFVPVKSAEQQAALMLAGVRDGLIGRRTQLSNAIRGYAAEFGLIAPKGLDKIEPLLARITQDESVPAMARELFAMQGRDYAQLQGELKAVEARLLAWHQANATSRRLAQIPSVGPIIATSLVMKTPDPHAFRSGRLFAAWLGLTPKDHSTAGKTRLGKITRAGDETLRRLLVAGATAVIRQARLGRGHPSRWLVALLRRKPPKLAAVALANKVARIAWKLMATGESYDAARMNAVT from the coding sequence GTGAGAGAGATTATCCGTATTGGGATGGATACGTCGAAGCATATTTTTGTGCTGCATGGAGTTGACGCGGCGGAACAGCCGGTGTTGCGCAAGAAGCTGTCGCGCAAGCAGGTGCTTGAGTTTTTTGCCAAGCTTCCGCCGACCGTGATCGGGATGGAGGCCTGCGGGGCGGCTCATTACTGGGGGCGCGAGCTTGGCAAGCTTGGCCATGAGGTGAAGCTGATAGCGCCGCAGTTGGTGAAGCCTTATGTGCTGCGGAACAAGAACGACGGGCGAGATGCGGATGGGGTGTGCGAAGCGATGGGCCGACCGCGGATGCGGTTTGTGCCGGTGAAGAGCGCCGAACAGCAGGCCGCGCTGATGCTTGCAGGTGTCCGCGATGGGCTGATCGGCCGCCGTACCCAGCTCAGCAATGCGATCCGCGGCTACGCGGCGGAGTTTGGCCTGATCGCGCCGAAGGGGTTGGACAAGATCGAGCCGCTGTTGGCCCGGATCACGCAGGACGAGAGCGTTCCCGCTATGGCGCGCGAGCTGTTCGCCATGCAGGGCCGTGACTATGCGCAGTTGCAGGGTGAGCTGAAGGCGGTCGAGGCCAGGCTGCTGGCCTGGCACCAGGCCAACGCCACAAGCCGTCGTCTGGCCCAGATCCCCTCGGTCGGTCCGATCATCGCGACCTCGCTTGTGATGAAGACGCCGGACCCGCACGCCTTCCGCTCCGGCCGCTTGTTCGCGGCCTGGCTCGGCCTGACGCCCAAGGACCATTCCACCGCCGGCAAAACCAGGCTCGGCAAGATCACCCGCGCTGGCGACGAGACCCTGCGTCGCCTGCTCGTGGCCGGGGCGACCGCGGTGATCCGGCAGGCAAGGCTCGGGCGCGGCCACCCCTCGCGCTGGCTCGTGGCGTTGCTCAGGCGCAAGCCGCCGAAGCTTGCGGCCGTGGCGCTCGCCAACAAGGTGGCCCGCATCGCCTGGAAGCTGATGGCGACCGGCGAGAGCTATGATGCCGCACGCATGAACGCTGTCACCTAA
- a CDS encoding undecaprenyl-diphosphate phosphatase, translating to MMTDMLRAVILGIVEGVTEFLPVSSTGHLLLAERFFNLGEGNFWKSFAILIQLGAILAILALYFTRLWRVALGMFSNPDDRRFVIGVLVAFLPAVVIGLIAGKYIKEFLFNPWVVCFTLIVGGAVLLWVDQLDLKVYEDDATRFPLLMYFWIGVAQCLAMIPGVSRSGASIVAAMLLGADKRSAAEFSFFLAIPTMVGAFAYDFYKNRADFSSDNLSVIAVGFVVSFIVAMVVVKTFLNYVTRHGFTFFAWWRVIVGTLGLIALAMGR from the coding sequence ATGATGACGGATATGCTGCGGGCGGTGATTCTCGGCATCGTCGAGGGCGTCACGGAGTTCCTGCCGGTCTCTTCGACAGGCCACCTGCTGCTCGCGGAACGTTTCTTCAATCTCGGCGAAGGCAATTTCTGGAAAAGCTTCGCGATCCTGATTCAGCTCGGTGCGATCCTTGCGATCCTCGCACTCTACTTCACCAGATTGTGGCGCGTCGCGCTCGGCATGTTCTCCAATCCCGACGACCGCCGCTTCGTCATCGGCGTGCTGGTGGCGTTTCTGCCCGCCGTCGTGATCGGCCTGATCGCCGGCAAATACATCAAGGAATTCCTGTTCAATCCGTGGGTGGTCTGCTTCACGCTGATCGTCGGCGGCGCCGTCCTGCTCTGGGTCGATCAGCTCGATCTCAAAGTGTACGAGGACGACGCGACCCGGTTCCCGCTGCTGATGTATTTCTGGATCGGCGTCGCGCAGTGCCTGGCGATGATCCCCGGCGTGTCGCGCTCCGGCGCCAGCATCGTGGCTGCGATGCTGCTCGGCGCCGACAAGCGCTCGGCGGCGGAGTTCTCGTTCTTCCTCGCGATCCCGACCATGGTCGGCGCGTTCGCCTATGATTTCTACAAGAACCGCGCCGACTTCTCGTCCGACAATCTCAGCGTCATCGCGGTCGGCTTCGTGGTCTCCTTCATCGTTGCAATGGTCGTGGTGAAGACGTTCCTCAACTACGTCACCCGCCACGGCTTCACGTTCTTCGCCTGGTGGCGCGTGATCGTCGGCACGCTCGGCCTGATCGCGCTGGCGATGGGAAGGTAA